Proteins found in one Streptomyces sp. NBC_00461 genomic segment:
- a CDS encoding acyl-CoA dehydrogenase family protein, producing MKLLNEAGFWRLQVPAAYGGYSDGSVAFGLEALYKIYLSIGRGDAAVLLNTVVGSVVLAELFSSDLPEATKRQVADDIATGRRFRFVASASETGVATGPTTARKVDGGVLVKGTKSFNSNSGSAAEGYASVSAQLEGSTSLVTALIPLDALAVRLHGDWDVMGMRGTQSQRITYDDVFVPDGWYTVQATRDPLLFPMAQAGQAIIVLGPAYGALDAAIDYVRASTTPTVKIYDSIQTDPFVRRRIGEFRIKLDAARALLMELVRAVENAHDKTEIAQLMIDALSAKTAATSIAVEVASGIVDLTGTRSAAAKYNIDRFWRNIRTFSQHDPKVDAAQYFVGGYHLAGEVPGMEVYVRV from the coding sequence ATGAAGCTGCTCAATGAAGCCGGCTTCTGGCGTCTGCAGGTCCCGGCCGCATACGGCGGGTACAGCGACGGCAGCGTCGCGTTCGGCCTGGAGGCCCTGTACAAGATCTATCTGTCTATCGGTCGAGGAGACGCCGCCGTCCTGCTCAACACCGTCGTCGGCTCCGTCGTCCTGGCCGAGCTCTTCAGCAGCGATCTTCCCGAAGCGACCAAGCGTCAGGTGGCAGATGACATCGCCACCGGCCGGAGGTTCCGCTTCGTCGCGTCCGCCTCCGAGACCGGTGTCGCCACCGGCCCGACCACCGCGCGCAAGGTCGACGGCGGCGTGCTGGTCAAGGGCACCAAGTCCTTCAACAGCAACAGCGGCAGCGCAGCCGAGGGCTACGCGAGCGTCTCCGCCCAACTGGAGGGCTCGACGTCCCTGGTCACCGCCCTGATCCCGCTCGACGCCCTGGCCGTTCGCCTCCACGGCGACTGGGACGTCATGGGCATGCGCGGCACCCAGAGCCAGCGCATCACCTACGACGACGTCTTCGTCCCCGACGGCTGGTACACCGTCCAGGCCACGCGCGACCCCCTGCTGTTCCCCATGGCACAGGCCGGCCAGGCGATCATCGTTCTCGGCCCTGCCTACGGGGCACTGGACGCGGCGATCGACTACGTCAGGGCCTCCACCACTCCCACCGTGAAGATCTACGACTCGATCCAGACCGACCCGTTCGTCCGCCGGCGCATAGGCGAGTTCCGCATCAAGCTGGACGCGGCCCGAGCCCTGCTGATGGAACTCGTCCGTGCCGTGGAGAACGCCCACGACAAAACCGAGATCGCCCAGCTCATGATCGACGCGCTCTCCGCCAAGACCGCCGCGACCAGCATCGCCGTCGAGGTCGCGTCCGGGATCGTCGACCTCACCGGGACCCGCAGCGCCGCCGCCAAGTACAACATCGACCGTTTCTGGCGCAACATCCGCACCTTCTCCCAGCACGACCCCAAGGTCGATGCGGCACAGTACTTCGTCGGCGGCTACCACCTGGCCGGAGAAGTCCCCGGCATGGAGGTCTACGTCCGTGTCTGA
- a CDS encoding LysR family transcriptional regulator: MNLRQYEYALAMAEEGSVTAAAARLGVAQPTVSHQVAALEKDLGVRIFTRIPRGVAVTVAGRAFLKEAEIAVSAARRARAAARASGGDLTGELLVVASTGLATNQLAAALGELRRIHPRLHVTLVEEPTPVEMEHLDHLGTVDLVLYHHLAPECGYDVHELGEEPYAVILPPQHPLHRADSVRLEDLAGEGWVRFTRGGLLDEQIGQVLRRVGITPSTVARASQIATAVQLVAHGLGVTMVPASTVPPPYTQLARPLAPALSERVLVGVRHDPGPAETALLDLLRQQDWSTPAAFSSARALAASSA; this comes from the coding sequence ATGAACCTGCGCCAGTACGAATACGCCTTGGCCATGGCCGAAGAGGGCTCTGTCACTGCGGCCGCCGCCCGGCTCGGCGTCGCCCAGCCCACGGTCTCCCATCAGGTCGCGGCGCTGGAGAAGGATCTCGGCGTCCGCATCTTCACCCGGATCCCACGCGGAGTCGCGGTGACCGTCGCCGGGCGGGCCTTCCTCAAAGAGGCCGAGATCGCCGTGAGCGCCGCCCGCCGCGCCCGCGCCGCGGCACGTGCCAGCGGAGGCGATCTGACGGGCGAACTCCTCGTGGTCGCCTCAACCGGCCTGGCGACCAACCAGCTTGCCGCCGCCCTGGGAGAGTTGCGGCGCATCCATCCGCGCCTTCATGTGACTCTCGTGGAAGAACCCACGCCGGTGGAGATGGAACACCTCGACCACCTGGGTACGGTCGATCTGGTGCTGTACCACCACCTCGCACCCGAGTGCGGCTACGACGTCCACGAACTGGGCGAGGAGCCGTATGCCGTGATCCTTCCTCCCCAACACCCCCTGCACCGGGCAGACTCCGTACGACTGGAGGACCTGGCCGGCGAGGGCTGGGTGCGGTTCACCCGTGGCGGCCTCCTGGACGAACAGATCGGCCAGGTTCTCAGGCGCGTCGGGATCACTCCCTCGACCGTGGCACGCGCCTCTCAGATCGCCACGGCGGTACAACTGGTCGCGCATGGCCTGGGTGTGACCATGGTCCCCGCCTCCACCGTCCCGCCCCCCTATACCCAGCTGGCCAGGCCGCTGGCCCCCGCCCTCTCCGAACGGGTCCTGGTCGGCGTGCGTCACGACCCGGGGCCAGCCGAAACCGCCCTGCTGGACCTCCTTCGCCAACAGGACTGGTCAACGCCCGCTGCCTTCAGCAGCGCGCGGGCCCTTGCCGCCTCCTCGGCGTGA